The following coding sequences lie in one Paramisgurnus dabryanus chromosome 16, PD_genome_1.1, whole genome shotgun sequence genomic window:
- the gask1b gene encoding Golgi-associated kinase 1B, with amino-acid sequence MDTYSTHFGNIGNCPIYWTISFLRICNCKRYSSVRKYWIVALVCIFYLFFTVPRTNQDKHGLWTGDSVYSESKIDQDPTDGVRGEDANESFSPTRSNVVYITLKSKRHRPANIRGTVRPKLRKKKVKVNLRDAQDGIQEKTNKDHSNTNDKSRTYLGYSDRFIKVNRGDNSHHSSIRIYSQRAPPWFSNEDISTMRFLADSTITHFEKVTSRGSSFILFKSETNRTRANECHKCSGVVKRPLDMSEVFAFHLDRVLGLNRTLPAVSRRFHSLGDGQSCPVVLWDSSISPIVDADQPSERLTWGSYQDSLKHMCWYRGVVPKAEWRCTSIHHHEWSRLVVFDFLLQIYGRLDRNCCGFKPRPQDTCVKLGHHEECKDKDRVELTHIFHRKRDPHHLVFLNNKGYFDRDEENLNFKLLEGIKELPDQSISVLRSQRLREKLLQSLFLDQQYWESQGGRQGIEKLIDVIERRAKVLLTYINAHGIKVVPMNS; translated from the exons ATGGATACATACTCGACCCATTTCGGAAATATCGGGAACTGTCCGATTTATTGGACCATATCGTTTTTGAGAATATGCAACTGTAAGAGATATTCTTCAGTTAGGAAATACTGGATTGTAgcacttgtgtgcattttttatttgtttttcactGTACCTCGCACTAACCAAGACAAACATGGTCTCTGGACTGGTGACAGCGTGTATTCCGAGAGTAAAATTGATCAGGACCCTACTGATGGAGTCAGGGGTGAGGATGCAAATGAATCGTTCAGCCCGACACGGTCTAATGTGGTGTATATAACGCTGAAATCTAAAAGGCACAGACCGGCTAATATAAGGGGAACAGTGCGACCAAAACTCCGCAAAAAGAAAGTTAAAGTGAATCTTCGGGACGCACAGGATGGCATACAAGAGAAAACGAATAAGGACCATTCAAACACAAACGACAAATCACGGACATATTTGGGATATTCTGACCGGTTTATTAAAGTGAACAGAGGTGATAACAGTCACCATTCATCGATTAGGATATACAGTCAACGGGCTCCTCCATGGTTCAGCAATGAGGATATCAGCACTATGCGCTTTCTAGCCGATAGTACAATAACGCATTTTGAAAAGGTGACAAGTCGGGGTTCTTCTTTCATTTTATTCAAAAGTGAGACAAACCGCACGCGTGCCAATGAGTGTCACAAATGTAGCGGTGTTGTTAAGCGACCCTTGGACATGAGTGAAGTTTTCGCATTTCATCTGGACAGAGTCTTAGGACTCAACAGGACGTTACCTGCTGTCAGTAGAAGATTTCATTCTCTTGGAG aTGGTCAGTCTTGTCCAGTGGTTTTGTGGGATTCTTCTATAAGCCCAATAGTTGATGCAGATCAACCCTCTGAGAGATTGACTTGGGGCTCATACCAAGACTCTCTTAAGCACATGTGCTGGTATAGAGGAGTCGTCCCTAAAGCAGAGTGGAGATGCACCAGCATACATCATCATGAATGGAGCAGGCTGGTAGTCTTTGATTTCCTCCTGCAG ATTTATGGACGCCTAGATAGAAATTGCTGTGGGTTTAAGCCCCGCCCTCAGGACACCTGTGTTAAGCTTGGTCACCATGAAGAATGTAAAGACAAGGATAGGGTAGAGCTGACACACATTTTCCATCGCAAACGTGATCCACACCACCTGGTTTTCTTGAACAACAAGGGCTACTTTGACAGAGATGAAGAAAATCTGAACTTCAAACTCCTAGAAGGGATTAAAGA GTTACCCGATCAGTCCATATCAGTGTTGAGGTCTCAACGTCTCAGGGAAAAGCTTTTGCAGTCACTGTTCCTAGATCAGCAGTACTGGGAGAGTCAGGGTGGCCGTCAAGGCATTGAAAAACTCATAGACGTAATTGAGAGAAGAGCCAAAGTTTTGCTCACCTACATTAATGCCCATGGGATTAAAGTAGTTCCTATGAACTCTTGA
- the tmem144b gene encoding transmembrane protein 144b isoform X2 produces the protein MLLYGSNFVPVKTIDAGDGMFFQWVCCSAIWFVGLVVDMLFHPSRAHPAAMLGGAIWATGNITAVPVVKFIGLGLGILLWGSSGLLMGWASSRYGWFGLHPEEIPKPILNYCGAGLCLLSAIIFFFVKSDVQKRSSTETMPLLIDDRRLNPDSTSDSWVDTISPRSKRVFGCILAVFSGVLYGCSFVPVFYIKVHAKTNSSIFTGSSQSEIDYCFAHYNGIFLTSTVYFLAYCAATRNRPRIYPRAILPGFLSGLMWGLATYAWLIANYYLSAVITFPIINAGYGLVAALWGSVVFKEVKGVGNLLVFVFASLAVLAGSCLTAYSKI, from the exons ATGCTGTTGTATGGAAGTAATTTTGTTCCTGTTAAAACAATAGATGCTGGAGATG GAATGTTTTTCCAGTGGGTATGCTGCTCGGCTATATGGTTTGTTGGGCTGGTTGTTGACATGTTGTTTCACCCATCCAGAGCTCATCCAGCAGCCATGCTCGGTGGAGCAATTTGGGCCACCG GAAATATAACAGCTGTCCCAGTTGTGAAGTTTATTGGCCTTGGACTTGGAATTTTGCTTTGGGGATCCAGTGGTTTGCTAATGGGATGGGCAAGCTCAAG GTATGGCTGGTTTGGGTTGCATCCAGAGGAAATACCCAAACCGATACTTAACTATTGTGGAGCTGGTCTTTGTTTGCTCAG TGCCATTATATTCTTCTTTGTGAAAAGTGATGTTCAGAAACGTTCATCTACCGAAACCATGCCTTTGTTGATTGATGACAGG AGGTTAAATCCTGACAGCACCAGTGATTCATGGGTGGACACGATTTCACCAAGGAGTAAGAGAGTGTT TGGTTGCATCTTGGCCGTATTTTCAGGGGTCCTTTATGGCTGTTCTTTCGTGCCTGTTTTCTATATTAAAGTCCATGCCAAAACCAATTCCAGTATATTCACTGGTTCCAGTCAAAGTG AAATTGACTACTGCTTTGCCCATTACAATGGAATTTTCCTCACGAGCACAGTGTATTTTCTTGCTTATTGTGCAGCCACGAGGAACAGACCTCGGATCTACCCCAGAGCCATCTTGCCTG GTTTCTTAAGTGGTTTGATGTGGGGACTGGCCACATATGCATGGCTTATAGCAAATTACTACCTCAGTGCCGTGATCACATTCCCTATAATTAATGCT GGTTATGGTTTAGTAGCTGCTCTGTGGGGGAGTGTGGTATTTAAAGAGGTCAAA GGAGTCGGAAACTTGCtggtgtttgtttttgcatctCTTGCTGTCCTGGCTGGCAGCTGCTTAACCGCGTATTCAAAGATTTGA
- the tmem144b gene encoding transmembrane protein 144b isoform X1 produces the protein MKYKDTDMALVAVFVFVIVTRCNTVSAEESPRTITSTDDSSNEANSTDKTYGYVACVFSMLLYGSNFVPVKTIDAGDGMFFQWVCCSAIWFVGLVVDMLFHPSRAHPAAMLGGAIWATGNITAVPVVKFIGLGLGILLWGSSGLLMGWASSRYGWFGLHPEEIPKPILNYCGAGLCLLSAIIFFFVKSDVQKRSSTETMPLLIDDRRLNPDSTSDSWVDTISPRSKRVFGCILAVFSGVLYGCSFVPVFYIKVHAKTNSSIFTGSSQSEIDYCFAHYNGIFLTSTVYFLAYCAATRNRPRIYPRAILPGFLSGLMWGLATYAWLIANYYLSAVITFPIINAGYGLVAALWGSVVFKEVKGVGNLLVFVFASLAVLAGSCLTAYSKI, from the exons ATGAAATACAAGGACACTGATATGGCTTTAGTAGctgtatttgtgtttgttattgTAACACGCTGTAACACAGTGTCGGCTGAAG AGTCTCCTCGCACAATCACAAGCACCGATGACTCCTCTAATGAAGCCAACAGTACAGACAAAACTTACGGCTATGTGGCCTGTGTGTTTTCAATGCTGTTGTATGGAAGTAATTTTGTTCCTGTTAAAACAATAGATGCTGGAGATG GAATGTTTTTCCAGTGGGTATGCTGCTCGGCTATATGGTTTGTTGGGCTGGTTGTTGACATGTTGTTTCACCCATCCAGAGCTCATCCAGCAGCCATGCTCGGTGGAGCAATTTGGGCCACCG GAAATATAACAGCTGTCCCAGTTGTGAAGTTTATTGGCCTTGGACTTGGAATTTTGCTTTGGGGATCCAGTGGTTTGCTAATGGGATGGGCAAGCTCAAG GTATGGCTGGTTTGGGTTGCATCCAGAGGAAATACCCAAACCGATACTTAACTATTGTGGAGCTGGTCTTTGTTTGCTCAG TGCCATTATATTCTTCTTTGTGAAAAGTGATGTTCAGAAACGTTCATCTACCGAAACCATGCCTTTGTTGATTGATGACAGG AGGTTAAATCCTGACAGCACCAGTGATTCATGGGTGGACACGATTTCACCAAGGAGTAAGAGAGTGTT TGGTTGCATCTTGGCCGTATTTTCAGGGGTCCTTTATGGCTGTTCTTTCGTGCCTGTTTTCTATATTAAAGTCCATGCCAAAACCAATTCCAGTATATTCACTGGTTCCAGTCAAAGTG AAATTGACTACTGCTTTGCCCATTACAATGGAATTTTCCTCACGAGCACAGTGTATTTTCTTGCTTATTGTGCAGCCACGAGGAACAGACCTCGGATCTACCCCAGAGCCATCTTGCCTG GTTTCTTAAGTGGTTTGATGTGGGGACTGGCCACATATGCATGGCTTATAGCAAATTACTACCTCAGTGCCGTGATCACATTCCCTATAATTAATGCT GGTTATGGTTTAGTAGCTGCTCTGTGGGGGAGTGTGGTATTTAAAGAGGTCAAA GGAGTCGGAAACTTGCtggtgtttgtttttgcatctCTTGCTGTCCTGGCTGGCAGCTGCTTAACCGCGTATTCAAAGATTTGA
- the adh5l gene encoding alcohol dehydrogenase class-3-like, which translates to METEGKVITCRAAVAWEPGKPLSIEEVQVAAPKAHEVRIKIAASGVCHSDWSYLYEADKMSPRPFPLILGHEGAGVVESVGPGVTKLSKGDKVIPLFLPQCGQCERCMSPKTNLCPKNWQNTQQGVLADGTSRITCRNQQVYQFIGISTFSEYTVVPEDNVTKIHPDAPLDKVCLLGCGVSTGYGAAVNTGKVEAGSMCAVFGLGAVGLAVVMGCKAAGAARIIAIDINPNKFEIAKTFGATEFVNPKDHSKPIQEVLRELTNGGVDFSLECVGNVAVMRAALEACTPAGGICVIVGWNEVEELSLVPLDLLLGRTLKGTYFGGWKSVEAVPRLVQKYMSGQILLDEFVTHRLTLDQVNQAFDLMVSGKSIRTVIKM; encoded by the exons ATGGAAACTGAGGGTAAG GTGATCACATGCAGGGCAGCAGTTGCCTGGGAACCAGGAAAACCTCTGTCCATTGAGGAAGTGCAGGTTGCTGCACCAAAAGCCCATGAAGTACGCATTAAG ATAGCAGCATCGGGAGTATGCCACTCAGATTGGTCTTACCTGTATGAGGCTGATAAAATGAGTCCCCGGCCTTTTCCTTTGATCCTGGGACATGAGGGGGCTGGAGTGGTGGAGAGTGTTGGACCAGGTGTCACAAAATTGTCCAAAG GAGATAAAGTTATTCCTCTGTTCCTGCCACAGTGTGGACAATGTGAACGCTGCATGAGTCCAAAGACAAACCTCTGCCCTAAAAACTG GCAGAATACTCAACAAGGTGTTCTCGCAGATGGGACCAGCAGGATCACTTGTAGGAATCAACAGGTTTATCAGTTTATTGGTATCAGCACTTTCTCTGAATACACTGTTGTGCCAGAGGACAATGTCACCAAGATTCATCCAGATGCTCCACTGGACAAAGTTTGTCTGTTGGGCTGTGGGGTCTCTACAGGATATGGGGCAGCAGTTAACACAGGCAAA GTAGAAGCTGGTTCTATGTGTGCTGTGTTTGGTTTGGGAGCTGTTGGGCTGGCAGTTGTCATGGGATGCAAGGCTGCTGGTGCTGCACGGATTATTGCCATAGACATAAATCCAAATAAATTTGAGATTGCCAAGACATTTGGAGCAACTGAGTTTGTGAACCCGAAAGACCACAGTAAACCCATTCAGGAGGTGCTGAGAGAGTTGACTAATGGTGGTGTTGACTTTTCTCTTGAATGTGTGGGGAATGTGGCTGTTATG AGGGCTGCTTTGGAAGCGTGCACTCCTGCTGGGGGAATCTGTGTGATTGTAGGCTGGAATGAGGTGGAGGAACTTAGTCTGGTCCCTTTGGACCTTCTGCTTGGAAGAACTTTGAAAGGCACTTATTTTGGAG gttgGAAGAGTGTTGAGGCAGTGCCCAGGCTGGTACAGAAGTACATGAGTGGTCAAATTCTGCTGGATGAGTTTGTGACACACAGACTGACTCTAGATCAAGTTAACCAAGCTTTTGATCTAATGGTCAGTGGGAAAAG TATTCGCACTGTGATCAAGATGTGA